GACATCAGCCCCGCTGTCGCCGGGCTTCAGCGCCGCTCCGCGTCTTACAGGCGCGGCCGGCACCAGATGGCCGACACCGGCCTCGAACAGCACCGCCCAGGGAAACTTCTCACCCGGATCGATCTTGCGACCCGGCGCCACATCGGAATGCGCCAGCACCCGCTCGGCGGCGATCGCATGGCGGCTGATGATCCCCCGGCATAGGCCGATGACCGCGTCGATCTGACCCCGGGGAAAACCGGGATATCCCAGCGAGTGCCCTGGATTGACGATCTCGATGCCGACCGAGCAGGAGTTGATGTCGGTGCGTCCGAACCAGGAACTCTTGCCGGCGTGCCAGGCGCGGTCGCTTTCCCTGACCATCTGCACGATGTGGCCATTCTCATGGACGAGATAGTGCGAGGAAACCTCGCTCGCCGGGTCGCACAGCCAGGCTTCCGCGCCGGCACCTGTCGCCATGCCGGTATAGTGCAGCACGATCATGTCGGGCTTCAGCGTGTTGCGCCTTGGCCCGAAATTCGGCGATACCCTGACCTCGGCGCTAGGCTCGTCGGGCAGGAAGCCACTCATGCGTGCCGCAGGCCCCGCTCGATCATCTCATAGGCGGCGTTGATCGCCGCGACCCTGGTCGTGGCGATCTTGATGAATTCCTGCGGCAGGCCGCGCGCGATCAGCCGATCGGGATGGTTGTCGGAAACCAGCTTGCGATACCGCTTCCTGACTTCCTCGAACGGCTTGCCGCGCTCGATACCGAGCACAACATAGGGGTCGGCGGCGCCGAGATTGACGTGGCGGGCCAGGATCGACTCGTAATGCGCCTCGTCGATGCGGAAAATCTCGGCGATGCGGTGCAGGAACTGGCCTTCGCGCTCATGGATCAGCCCGTCGGCCTTGGCGATGTGGAACAGGCCGTCGAGTATGTCTTCCAGCATTGCGCAGTTCGAATGGCCGGAGCCGCAAAGTTGGGCCATACGTTCGGCATAGGTTTCGAAGCCGGCAACGTCTTGCTTGGCCAAGTCATAGAGCCGCGCAACGTTGCGCGTCTCCTTTGGCGGCACCTCGAATATCTCCTGGAAGGCCCGTACCTCATCCTGGGTGACGATGCCGTCGGCCTTGGCCATCTTTGCCGAAAGCGCGATCATCGCCACCGAGAAGGCAATGCGTCGGCGCAGGTCCGCATCCCCGGAGAAAACCGTGCGCACGGCTTCGACGACGTCGGCAACGCCCGACGAGGCTGACGACGATAGCCGTGTGATGAAGTCGCCGAGGCGGTCCCAAATCGACATGGCCGTTTCTTAAAGCGAACCGGTCCCCGCTATCAAGCCAATAACGGCCATGACCCTGCTTGTGAACGACGGGCATTTGCCGGTCCATGAGTGCCTGACGGAGAAAAGGCCGACGAGACGCCGGCCCTTCCTCCAAAACACTTTTACTGCCTAACGAACTACTGCGCGGGCGCAGGAGCAGGCGTTGCCGGAGCCGGCTCGGCGGGCTTGGTCGATTTATCGGCCGGAGCCGCAGGCTTCATGGGCTGCTCGGCAGGCGGCGGATTGGTGCTCTGGGTGGTGGTCTTGTCGGTGCCACTGTCGCTGCAGGCCGCAACGCCCAGCAAGGCCAGAGCGGACACAGAAGCAAGAATGAGCTTTTTCATGACATCTCTCCTTCAACACACGCTCACGTTGCGGTGAACGGTCGCAGGGGAAATGCATCACACGGCCATGAGTTTCGTAACGTTGCGTTTCCGCGTGTAACAGCAACGGCATGCGGGCGGCGTTGCTGTGGGCGTCGAGGCAGATTAACAACAGATAGGAACGAAAATGCCGGGGAGAGCCGCCATGGCCGGGAAATGGGATTTCTGGATCGATCGCGGCGGCACCTTCACCGATATCATCGGCCGCGACCCGCAGGGTGGGCTGCATCCGCGCAAGCTCCTTTCGGAGAACCCTGAAGCCTATGCCGATGCCGCCATCCAGGGCATCCGCGATCTGCTCGGGCTCGAAACGCGCGCTGTTATCCCATCGGGCTCGATCGGCGACATCAAGATGGGCACTACCGTGGCCACCAACGCGCTTCTGGAACGCAAGGGCGACCGCGTGCTCTTGCTCATTACAAAGGGGTTTCGCGATGCGCTCAGGATCGCCTACCAGGCGCGGCCCGACATTTTCGCCAAGGAGATCATCCTGCCCGAACAGCTCTACGAGCGCGTCCTCGAAATCGATGAGCGCGTGCTCGCCGATGGCTGCGTCGAACGGCTGCTCGACATCGCCGCCTGCCGTCCGGCGATCGAGCAGGCGAAGGCCGATGGCATCGATGCCGTGGCAATCGTCTTCATGCATGCCTGGAAATACCCCGATCACGAGAAGGCGGTGGCGAAGGTCTGCCGCAAGCTTGGCTTCAGCCAGGTCTCGGTCAGCCACGAAGTCTCGCCGCTGATCAAGCTGGTCGGCCGCGGCGACACCACCGTGGTCGACGCCTATCTGTCGCCCATCCTGTCGCGCTATGTGCAAAGGGTAGGCCAAGAGCTCGGCGCCCTCTCCCCCCTCGAGGGGGAGATGTCAGCAAAGCCGACAGAGGGGGTCA
The genomic region above belongs to Mesorhizobium sp. B4-1-4 and contains:
- a CDS encoding N-acetylmuramoyl-L-alanine amidase; amino-acid sequence: MSGFLPDEPSAEVRVSPNFGPRRNTLKPDMIVLHYTGMATGAGAEAWLCDPASEVSSHYLVHENGHIVQMVRESDRAWHAGKSSWFGRTDINSCSVGIEIVNPGHSLGYPGFPRGQIDAVIGLCRGIISRHAIAAERVLAHSDVAPGRKIDPGEKFPWAVLFEAGVGHLVPAAPVRRGAALKPGDSGADVEALQSMLALYGYGVEISGTFDHQTQNVIEAFQRHFRPRRIDGTADGSTMRTLERLLASIRD
- a CDS encoding J domain-containing protein, whose amino-acid sequence is MSIWDRLGDFITRLSSSASSGVADVVEAVRTVFSGDADLRRRIAFSVAMIALSAKMAKADGIVTQDEVRAFQEIFEVPPKETRNVARLYDLAKQDVAGFETYAERMAQLCGSGHSNCAMLEDILDGLFHIAKADGLIHEREGQFLHRIAEIFRIDEAHYESILARHVNLGAADPYVVLGIERGKPFEEVRKRYRKLVSDNHPDRLIARGLPQEFIKIATTRVAAINAAYEMIERGLRHA